The following are from one region of the Oryzias latipes chromosome 12, ASM223467v1 genome:
- the ggcx gene encoding vitamin K-dependent gamma-carboxylase translates to MEARDATAGAFVSRSGKEQTAKKEDAAPRAKSPPTQSRMEQMFGFKAEDLSSWQNLVVLLNRPTDPASLGIFRFLFGMLMAIDVTQERGLSHLDYKYLDGAPVCRFPLFDFLQPLPLDWMYLLYLVMFLGALGIMLGCFYRLSCLMFISTYWYVFFLDKTAWNNHSYLYGLIGFQLTLMDGNRYWSVDGLRRPSIRNAHVPLWNYTLLRTQIFIVYFIAGIKKLDADWVEGYSMSYLAHHRLFDPFKVILPVELVSLLVVHGGGLVLDLTAGYLLFFDATRPYAIFFVSYFHCMNSQLFSIGMFSYTMLATSPLFCYPDWPRRFFARFPSFLSSVLPLTSAESQPSSSCVYKEVLSAEGQETPTAPKASKLRFKHKLAAIFTIVYIAEQFFLPYSHFITQGYNNWTNGLYGYSWDMMVHSRTHQHVKITYRDGKTGEIGYLNPGVFTQSRRWKDHGDMLKQYATCLNQLLPRYNISDPEIYFDIWVSINERFQQRIFDPRVDIVTADWSPFQPNPWLMPLLVDLSPWRTKFQEIESSLDNQTEIVFIADFPGLHLENFVSEDLGNTSIHMLQGKVNVEIVEEKKNYTLQPNEQINVPAGAYHKVYTVSEEPSCYMYVYVNTTEAALQDNFTKLFELQERIRNGTETEPLPPELQPLMATDSEGAEVNATDPIVQLFLKRQRRLKEVKKRREAGLLERMERFTVKKYYTIRRGFLMTAIAVRNLAFGLPPLDQLREEVAFANMKGPQEEANQNDPLKDEVGHAEL, encoded by the exons ATGGAGGCAAGAGACGCTACGGCAG GTGCTTTTGTTAGCAGAAGTGGAAAAGAGCAAACCGCAAAGAAGGAAGATGCAGCTCCCAGAGCAAAATCACCCCCGACTCAGAGCAGGATGGAGCAGATGTTTGGGTTCAAGGCAGAAGACCTGAGTTCCTGGCAGAACCTGGTGGTCCTCCTGAACAGACCCACTGACCCTGCATCTCTGGGCATCTTCCGCTTTTTATTTG GTATGCTGATGGCCATCGATGTAACACAGGAAAGAGGTCTGAGTCACCTGGACTACAAATATTTGGACGGGGCACCTGTGTGCCGCTTTCCTCTTTTCGACTTCTTGCAGCCACTTCCACTAGACTGGATGTATTTGTTGTATCTAGTCATGTTCCTCG GGGCGCTGGGGATCATGCTTGGTTGTTTCTACCGCCTTTCCTGCCTCATGTTTATCTCCACCTACTGGTACGTCTTCTTTTTGGACAAAACGGCCTGGAACAATCACTCATACCTCTATGGTCTCATCGGATTCCAGCTCACACTCATGGACGGCAACCGATACTG GTCAGTGGACGGGCTGCGAAGGCCGTCCATAAGAAACGCTCACGTGCCTCTTTGGAACTACACCCTTCTAAGGACACAG ATATTTATCGTGTATTTCATCGCTGGAATCAAAAAGCTGGATGCCGACTGGGTGGAGGGATACTCCATGTCATACCTAGCACACCACAGGCTCTTTGATCCTTTCAA agtgATTCTTCCTGTGGAGTTAGTCAGTCTGTTGGTCGTCCATGGAGGCGGTCTTGTTCTAGATCTGACTGCTGGATATCTACTCTTTTTTGACGCAACACGGCCTTATGCTATTTTCTTCGTCTCATACTTCCATTGTATGAACTCTCAGCTCTTCAGCATCG GAATGTTCTCCTACACCATGCTGGCCACCAGTCCTCTCTTCTGCTACCCCGACTGGCCAAGAAGATTCTTCGCTCGTTTCCCGTCGTTTCTCAGTTCCGTCCTGCCCCTGACCTCAGCAGAGTCTCAGCCCAGCTCCTCGTGTGTTTACAAGGAAGTTCTCAGTGCTGAAGGGCAGGAGACCCCAACTGCCCCAAAAGCCTCCAAACTGAGATTTAAGCACAAGCTGGCAGCCATTTTCACTATTGTCTACATAGCTGAACAGTTTTTCCTGCCTTATTCCCACTTCATCACACAG gGTTACAACAACTGGACTAACGGCTTGTATGGATACTCATGGGACATGATGGTTCACTCCCGCACCCATCAGCATGTAAAGATCACCTACAGAGATGGAAAAACCGGTGAAATTGGATATCTGAACCCAGGG GTTTTCACTCAGAGTCGACGTTGGAAAGATCACGGCGACATGCTGAAGCAGTACGCCACATGTCTGAATCAGTTATTGCCACGCTACAACATCTCTGATCCAGAAATCTATTTCGACATCTGGGTGTCGATCAACGAGCGATTTCAGCAAAG GATCTTTGATCCTCGCGTGGACATTGTGACGGCTGATTGGTCACCTTTCCAGCCAAACCCGTGGCTCATGCCTCTGTTGGTGGACCTCTCACCCTGGAGGACCAAATTCCAGGAGATCGAGAGCAGTTTGGACAACCAAACAGAGATCGTTTTCATCGCGGATTTCCCAG GTCTCCACCTGGAGAACTTTGTGAGTGAAGACCTAGGCAACACCAGCATCCACATGCTACAAGGGAAAGTGAATGTGGAGATtgtggaggagaagaagaactACACCCTCCAGCCTAATGAGCAGATAAAT GTTCCTGCTGGAGCTTACCATAAGGTCTACACGGTGTCTGAGGAGCCGTCCTGTTACATGTACGTCTACGTCAACACCACTGAGGCAGCGCTGCAGGACAATTTCACCAAGCTGTTTGAGCTCCAAGAGCGCATACGCAATGGAACAG AAACGGAGCCTCTTCCTCCTGAGCTGCAGCCTCTTATGGCAACGGACTCCGAAGGCGCAGAGGTCAACGCCACTGACCCGATTGTGCAGCTTTTCCTGAAGAGGCAGCGCCGCTTGAAGGAGGTGAAAAAGCGCAGAGAGGCTGGCCTGCTCGAGCGGATGGAACGCTTTACTGTTAAAAAGTACTACACGATTCGAAGAGG ATTCCTTATGACGGCCATCGCCGTGCGTAACCTCGCCTTTGGCCTGCCTCCTCTGGACCAGCTGAGAGAAGAAGTTGCCTTTGCAAACATGAAAGGACCACAAGAAGAAGCCAATCAAAATGATCCACTCAAGGATGAAGTTGGTCATGCAGAGCTTTGA
- the pcyox1 gene encoding prenylcysteine oxidase 1: MAVMRLHTLSLRALLLLGFWQTGRRSLASVPELKEQPKKIAVVGAGIGGTAAAFYLKQEFGPAVKIDVFESGTVGGRLATVKMGDYEYETGGSVIHPLNLHMKEFIEKLGIPPRKDVPSKMAIFDGKELVFEESDWFLINFFRLLWRYGFSFLRMQMWVESILDKFMRIYQYQQYGYSFSTVERLVHAMGGDGFLTLLNQTLEESMRGEGFSQVFINDIVSPITRVNYGQSVRINAFVGAVSLAGADSGLWAVDGGNKRVCSGLLYHTKSELISAKVTSISYTVRPSKKGGSTSFYEVNYVGESGAAHSLYDIVVIATPLHQGKSDITFSGLTPPIPSHYPGRYHQTVSTLVQGMLNVSFLGTTEPPSEFTVSEVLTMDSKGSVINSLSSLDPVHIPEGYKRPPASHTKVWKVFSPQPLTREQLDSMFLSYDSVSETQWLAYPTYRPPHRKIPPFILHDRLYYINALEWAASAMEMSAISARNVALLAHHRWHEQNRKIDQEDLHTRLRGEL; the protein is encoded by the exons ATGGCTGTGATGAGGCTGCACACCCTGTCACTGCGAGCGCTGCTGCTCTTGGGGTTCTGGCAAACTGGGAGGAGAAGTTTAGCCTCAGTTCCTGAGCTAAAAGAGCAGCCCAAGAAGATAG CTGTAGTTGGAGCGGGCATTGGAGGAACAGCAGCAGCCTTTTATCTGAAGCAGGAGTTTGGACCAGCAGTCAAGATCGATGTGTTTGAGTCTGGCACTGTGGGCGGACGACTAGCGACGGTGAAAATGGGAGACTATGAGTATGAAACAGGAGGCTCTGTGATCCATCCTCTGAACCTTCACATGAAAGAGTTTATTGAAAAACTAG GTATTCCTCCAAGAAAAGACGTCCCCTCTAAGATGGCGATCTTTGACGGAAAGGAGCTTGTGTTTGAAGAGAGCGATTGGTTTCTAATTAACTTTTTCCGCCTGCTGTGGCGGTACGGCTTCAGTTTCCTCCGCATGCAGATGTGGGTGGAGAGTATTCTGGACAAATTCATGAG AATCTACCAGTATCAGCAGTACGGTTACTCATTCTCCACGGTGGAGAGGCTGGTGCATGCAATGGGAGGCGATGGCTTTCTCACTCTTCTAAATCAGACTCTGGAGGAAAGCATGAGAGGAGAAGGATTTTCACAGGTCTTTATTAATGATATTGTTTCCCCCATCACTCGTGTCAACTACGGCCAAAGTGTCCGCATCAATGCGTTTGTGG GGGCAGTGTCGCTGGCAGGGGCAGACTCCGGGCTGTGGGCCGTGGATGGTGGTAATAAGAGAGTGTGCTCAGGACTGCTGTACCACACTAAAAGCGAGCTCATCTCAGCCAAAGTAACTTCAATTTCATACACAGTTCGACCGTCCAAGAAAG GAGGTTCCACCAGTTTCTATGAGGTTAACTATGTGGGTGAGTCTGGTGCAGCACACTCACTCTATGACATTGTTGTCATAGCAACCCCACTGCATCAGGGAAAATCTGACATCACATTCTCTGGCTTGACCCCTCCTATTCCGTCTCACTATCCGGGTCGCTACCACCAGACCGTGTCCACGCTGGTGCAGGGCATGCTGAATGTGTCCTTTCTGGGAACAACAGAGCCCCCATCAGAGTTCACAGTGTCTGAAGTCCTCACCATGGACTCAAAGGGTTCTGTCATTAACAGCCTGAGTTCTCTCGACCCCGTGCACATCCCAGAGGGTTACAAGCGTCCGCCTGCATCGCACACGAAAGTCTGGAAGGTGTTCTCCCCTCAACCTCTGACCCGGGAGCAGCTTGACAGCATGTTCCTCTCTTACGACTCGGTGTCTGAGACTCAGTGGCTGGCTTACCCCACTTACCGTCCGCCGCACCGTAAGATTCCCCCTTTTATCCTGCACGACCGGCTGTACTACATTAACGCTCTGGAATGGGCGGCGAGTGCCATGGAGATGAGTGCCATCTCTGCCAGGAATGTGGCGCTGCTGGCGCACCATCGTTGGCACGAACAGAACAGGAAGATTGACCAGGAAGACCTGCACACGCGACTGAGAGGAGAGCTCTAA
- the gmcl1 gene encoding germ cell-less protein-like 1 (The RefSeq protein has 3 substitutions compared to this genomic sequence), producing MGSLSSRFQAPSEEPDAEEVASTSHRSGCDCNKRKRNAPCDCESEQEDDDSILDTPRRKKLKSTSRYIYQTLFLNGENSDIRIRALGQEWNLHKVYLCQSGYFSSMFSGSWKESNMMEINLEIPDQNIDTEALQVVFGSLYRDDVLIKPSRVISVLAGACMLQLDGLIQQCGETMKENISAKTVCGYYHCASIYGLDSVMKKCLEWLLNNLMTHQNVDLMKELGVEVMEQLIQSSDLFVMQVEMDVYTALKKWMFLQLNPSWDGPIKQLLADADAWLCKRRTDLSEKEPFLNTEDGAPFRSVFKLVRLQYIINDLASARILERDNILPHEWLTAMYKNQWFAMLRTEFENDNGPQEANKEEFELNSMRCGRKLSKDGDYCWRWTGFNFGFDLLVTYTNRFIVFKRNTSSQPCGGAVSLQPRRHLAYRLRLASFDSRGKLVCSRSTGYQRLTLEKDQEYAIMNLDSRLLSFPLYVCCNFLHTSPHSDQRTDPSEQESPIHSGS from the exons ATGGGAAGCCTGAGTAGTAGGTTTcaggccccttctgaagaacCAGATGCTGAAGAGGTTGCAAGTACCAGCCACAGGAGTGGCTGTGACTGTAATAAAAGGAAACGAAATGCTCCTTGTGACTGTGAAAGTGAACAAGAGGATGATGATTCTATACTAGATACACCGCGCAG aaaaaaattaaaaagtacctCAAGATACATTTACCAGACTTTGTTTCTGAATGGAGAAAACAGCGACATTCGTATTTGTGCTCTGGGACAGGAGTGGAACCTCCACAAAGTCTACCTCTGCCAG TCAGGATATTTTTCCAGCATGTTCAGCGGTTCCTGGAAAGAGTCGAACATGATGGAAATCAATTTGGAGATCCCAGATCAGAACATCGACACTGAAG CTCTCCAAGTTGTTTTTGGATCGCTGTACCGGGACGACGTCCTGATCAAGCCCAGCAGGGTCATCAGTGTTCTGGCGGGGGCTTGCATGCTTCAGCTG GATGGCTTAATTCAGCAGTGCGGAGAAACCATGAAGGAAAACATCAGCGCAAAAACTGTGTGTGGCTACTACCATTGTGCCAGCATCTATGGACTGGATTCAGTcatgaaaaa GTGTCTGGAATGGCTTCTAAACAACTTGATGACTCACCAAAATGTTGACCTGATGAAAGAACTCGG GGTTGAGGTGATGGAGCAGCTCATTCAGTCCTCTGACCTGTTTGTCATGCAGGTGGAGATGGATGTATATACTGCTCTGAAAAAG TggatgtttctgcagctcaacccgTCATGGGACGGCCCAATCAAGCAGCTTCTGGCTGATGCTGATGCCTGGCTCTGCAAACGCAGGACAG ACTTGAGTGAGAAGGAGCCCTTTTTGAACACGGAGGATGGCGCCCCTTTTCGCTCCGTTTTCAAGCTCGTGCGTCTGCAGTACATCATCAACGATCTGGCATCTGCACGGATTCTGGAGAGAGACAACATTTTGCCTCATG AATGGCTCACAGCAATGTACAAAAACCAATGGTTTGCCATGCTCCGCACAGAGTTTGAAAATGATAACGG GCCTCAGGAGGCAAACAAGGAGGAGTTTGAGCTGAACAGTATGAGATGTGGCAGGAAGCTGAGTAAAGATGGTGAC TACTGCTGGCGATGGACGGGCTTCAACTTCGGATTCGACCTCCTGGTGACATACACAAACCGCTTCATAGTCTTTAAAAGGAATACGTTAAGCCAGCCATGTGGGGGCGCTGTCAGTCTACAGCCAAGGAGACATTTGGCATACAG GTTACGTCTTGCCTCCTTTGACAGCCGAGGGAAGCTGGTCTGCAGTCGCTCAACAGGATATCAACGCCTCACCTTGGAGAAGGATCAG GAATATGCCATCATGAACCTGGATAGCCGGTTGCTGTCATTCCCTCTCTACGTGTGCTGTAACTTTCTGTACACGTCACCCCATTCAGACCAACGCACAGATCCTTCTGAACAAGAAAGCCCCATTCATAGCGGGTCTTGA
- the LOC101171929 gene encoding protein-lysine 6-oxidase, whose translation MWLRQFGASRYAYARICLFVLSLHTVHSQRNPGSQQRNEQSAALRQTLQWSHNGKVFSILSQGAEYQPARRRGAPQEQVRAQQITIVQDADERRQDTQQQSVARQDQQPPRSVPPQLQRLVRGPEHRQQLQHERFGERVNDTQKVNVSSSLPRREDMMVGDDPYDPYKSIDGDNPYYNHYDVYERPRERQRPGYGTRYHQYGLPDLVPDPYYIQASAYVQRSPMYNLRCAAEENCLSSSAYRSSIRDYDTRVLLRFPQRVKNQGTADFLPNRPRYSWEWHSCHQHFHSMDEFSHYDLLDATSQRSVAEGHKASFCLEDTSCDYGYYRRYACTSHTQGLSPGCYDTYNADIDCQWIDITDVKPGNYILKVSVNPYYQVPEQDYSNNIVRCDVRYTGNYAYVSGCHMSTY comes from the exons ATGTGGTTACGCCAATTTGGCGCTTCGCGTTACGCATACGCGCGCATCTGCCTGTTTGTTTTGTCCCTCCATACTGTCCATTCTCAGAGGAATCCCGGATCCCAGCAAAGGAATGAGCAAAGTGCGGCTCTCCGACAGACGCTGCAATGGTCCCACAACGGCAAGGTGTTTAGTATTTTAAGCCAGGGCGCAGAGTACCAGCCGGCGCGGCGCAGAGGCGCACCGCAGGAGCAAGTGCGGGCGCAACAAATAACCATCGTCCAAGATGCAGACGAGAGACGTCAGGACACCCAGCAACAGTCGGTGGCTCGGCAGGACCAGCAGCCTCCACGAAGCGTCCCGCCGCAGCTCCAAAGGCTTGTGAGAGGTCCAGAACATCGCCAGCAGCTTCAACATGAACGTTTTGGAGAGCGAGTCAACGACACCCAGAAGGTCAATGTCAGTTCGTCTCTGCCAAGAAGAGAAGACATGATGGTTGGTGATGATCCATACGACCCATACAAGTCCATTGATGGTGATAATCCATATTACAACCACTATGACGTTTACGAGAGAcccagagagagacagagacctGGATATGGCACAAGATATCATCAGTACG GACTCCCTGATCTTGTGCCAGACCCATACTACATTCAAGCATCTGCTTATGTCCAGAGATCCCCAATGTACAACTTAAGATGCGCAGCTGAGGAAAACTGCTTGTCAAG ctctgcctACAGATCAAGCATAAGGGATTATGACACTCGAGTGCTACTGAGGTTTCCTCAAAGAGTCAAGAATCAAGGAACAGCTGACTTCCTACCAAACAGGCCACGCTACTCCTGGGAGTGGCACAGCTGCCATCA GCATTTTCACAGCATGGATGAGTTCAGCCATTACGACCTGCTGGATGCCACCTCTCAGCGGTCGGTAGCAGAAGGCCACAAGGCCAGTTTCTGCTTGGAAGATACTTCTTGTGACTATGGATACTACAGAAGATATGCCTGCACTTCCCATACTCAG GGCCTGAGCCCGGGATGTTATGACACCTACAATGCAGACATTGACTGTCAGTGGATTGACATCACAGATGTAAAACCTGGCAACTATATCCTGAAG GTTAGTGTAAATCCTTACTATCAAGTCCCAGAACAGGACTACAGCAACAACATCGTGCGCTGTGATGTGCGCTACACTGGCAACTATGCCTATGTGTCAGGTTGTCACATGTCAAC ATATTAG
- the fam136a gene encoding protein FAM136A, with amino-acid sequence MAEAHQTRVQNVVEEMVQSLEKEHIRKMQGRMFKCSADCCDRPTDSMSQVHQCIERCHTPLAQAQSLVTSELEKFQDRLSRCTMHCNDKAKDLFDSGAKEPAVRSLMDRCVGSCVDDHIALIPSVTRRLKENLDSIPQ; translated from the exons ATGGCAGAGGCTCATCAGACACGCGTGCAGAATGTGGTTGAAGAAATGGTTCAGAGTCTGGAGAAGGAGCACATCCGTAAGATGCAG GGACGCATGTTCAAGTGCAGCGCAGACTGCTGTGATCGCCCCACAGATTCCATGTCTCAGGTGCATCAGTGCATCGAGCGATGTCACACTCCTCTGGCACAAGCTCAGAGCCTGGTAACCTCAGAGCTGGAGAAGTTTCAG GATCGTCTCTCTAGATGCACCATGCACTGCAACGACAAAGCCAAAGATCTTTTCGACTCCGGTGCAAAGGAGCCAGCTGTCCGCTCTCTGATGGACCGCTGTGTGGGCAGCTGCGTAGATGACCACATTGCCTTGATACCAAGCGTTACCAGGAGACTCAAGGAAAATTTGGACTCTATACCGCAGTGA
- the snx24 gene encoding sorting nexin-24, with protein sequence MHPVRVSIPSFRSENNSIEKGYTVFKIDVLMSGRLYSIEKRYSEFHALHKMLKRSIKPPEMPSKHVRNWVPKVLEQRRQGLELYLQTIIMENEVLPKIFLDFLNIRHFPSVPKTESCGSFDTESVESSKLSHQPVMLFLRDPYLLPHDEFSNVVIEGVIHGIFYPDLQPR encoded by the exons ATGCATCCAGTTCGAGTGTCCATTCCGTCGTTTCGCTCAGAAAACAACTCCATAGAGAAGGGATACACG GTCTTTAAAATTGACGTGCTGATGAGTGGCAGACTATACAGCATTGAAAAGCGCTACAGTGAATTCCATGCATTGCACAAAATG CTTAAAAGGAGCATCAAACCGCCGGAAATGCCTTCAAAGCACGTCAGAAACTGGGTTCCTAAAGTCCTGGAGCAAAGGAGGCAAGGCCTGGAGCTCTACCTACAG actataATTATGGAAAATGAGGTTCTTCCAAAGATATTCCTGGACTTCCTAAACATCCGGCATTTTCCTTCAGTGCCAAAAACAGAAAGCTGCGG GTCCTTTGATACAGAGTCTGTGGAGTCAAG caaACTTTCTCATCAGCCAGTCATGCTATTTTTGAGAGACCCCTACCTGCTGCCACATG aTGAATTTTCCAACGTTGTGATTGAAGGTGTGATCCACGGCATTTTCTATCCAGATCTGCAGCCGAGGTAG